One stretch of Zingiber officinale cultivar Zhangliang chromosome 6B, Zo_v1.1, whole genome shotgun sequence DNA includes these proteins:
- the LOC121992348 gene encoding ADP-ribosylation factor GTPase-activating protein AGD3-like, protein MYFTKLDDSPMFRKQIQSLEESAESLRERCIKFYKGCRKYTEGLGEGYDGDIAFASSLEMFGGGHNDPISVAFGGPVMTKFTIALREIGTYKEVLRSQVEHILNDRLLQFVEMDLHDVKEARKRFDKASILYDQAREKYLSLKKSTRAEVATVLEDELYSARSSFEQARFNLVTAISNTEAKKRYEFLEAVSGTMDAHLRYFKQGYELLHQMEPYIHQVLAYAQQSRERSNYEQAGLTERMQEFKRQIDRESRWLSNESHDSPNGDGIQAIGRSSHKMIEAVMQSAANGKVQTIRQGYLSKRSSNLRGDWKRRFFVLDSRGMLYYYRKQWNRSTGSNHCTLRGQNSSDHGSGLLSRWFSSHHHGGVHDEKSVARHTVNLLTSTIKVDAEQSDLRFCFRIISPTKNYTLQAESAMDQMDWIEKITGVIASLLSSQSPDQRLTSPSSGGHYRAPSESSSFSSSTDLDQLVNEDSSIQKSSFSSHHDRSIRSSQQHRFNSKHEKPIDALQKVCGNSMCADCGAAEPDWASLNLGVLLCIECSGVHRNLGVHISKVRSLTLDVRVWEPSVINLFQSLGNTFANSIWEKSLPLTSNGNLEDVSSFCVLNKNQEHSSMNKPKHSDPITVKEKFIQAKYADKLFVQKTAGDQISVAQQMWDSVCANDKKAVYHHIVASDAGVHIVYGSASANSSLTLAKAMLLQDQPTAVLDRSSSCLLSDTLHKSSTMSSISSAGNSDNRYELNECFEGFTLLHLACLTSDMGMVELLLQYGANVNSTDVKGRTPLHHCILRGRHLLAKLLLTRGADPHAMDEDGKTPLQYALEAGNLDDDEILILLEDPNR, encoded by the exons ATGTATTTCACCAAGCTCGACGATTCCCCAATGTTTCGGAAGCAG ATTCAATCACTTGAAGAAAGTGCAGAATCATTGAGGGAGAGATGCATTAAGTTTTATAAAGGATGTCGAAAATATAC AGAAGGACTAGGAGAAGGATATGATGGGGACATTGCTTTTGCAAGCTCTCTCGAAATGTTTGGAGGAGGGCATAATGATCCCATCAGTGTGGCTTTTGGAG GGCCTGTTATGACCAAATttacaattgctttgagagagatAGGAACCTACAAAGAGGTTTTACGTTCACAG GTTGAACATATCTTAAATGATAGGTTGCTCCAATTTGTGGAGATGGATTTGCATGATGTTAAG GAAGCTCGCAAACGGTTTGATAAGGCTAGCATCCTATATGATCAG GCACGTGAAAAGTACCTATCCCTGAAGAAAAGCACAAGAGCAGAAGTAGCAACAGTCTTAGAGGAT GAGCTCTACAGTGCGAGATCTTCATTTGAACAAGCCCGTTTTAATTTG GTTACTGCTATTTCTAACACAGAGGCAAAGAAGCGATATGAGTTTTTGGAGGCTGTTAGTGGAACTATGGATGCCCATCTTCGTTACTTCAAGCAA GGATACGAGCTACTTCACCAGATGGAGCCATATATCCACCAG GTATTGGCTTATGCACAGCAATCAAGGGAGAGATCCAACTATGAACAAGCAGGACTTACAGAAAGGATGCAGGAGTTCAAAAGACAGATTGACCGTGAAAGTAGATGGTTGTCAAATGAGTCACATGATTCTCCTAATGGAGATGGTATACAAGCCATTGGAAGGAGTTCCCATAAAATGATAGAAGCAGTGATGCAATCAGCTGCAAATGGGAAG GTTCAGACCATTAGACAAGGTTATCTCTCGAAGCGTTCATCAAACTTACGAGGTGACTGGAAGAGAAGATTTTTTGTTCTTGATAGTCGAGGCATGTTATACTATTATCGCAAGCAATGGAACAGATCTACT GGAAGTAACCATTGTACTTTGAGAGGTCAGAACTCATCGGATCATGGTTCTGGATTACTGAGTCGTTGGTTTTCTTCTCATCATCATGGCGGAGTGCATGATGAAAAGTCTGTTGCACGCCATACTGTCAACCTGCTAACTTCAACAATAAAAGTTGATGCAGAGCAGTCAGACCTTCGCTTCTGCTTCAGGATCATTTCTCCAACAAAGAATTACACCTTACAG GCTGAGAGCGCCATGGATCAGATGGATTGGATTGAAAAAATAACCGGTGTCATTGCTTCTCTTCTAAGCTCTCAGTCACCTGATCAG CGTCTTACAAGCCCCTCAAGTGGTGGCCATTATAGAGCACCGAGTGAAAGTAGCTCATTCAGCAGCTCAACTGATCTTGACCAGTTGGTCAATGAAGATTCATCAATTCAAAAGAGCAGTTTTAGTAGCCATCATGATCGTTCTATCAGAAGCTCGCAGCAACATAGATTCAACTCGAAGCATGAGAAACCAATTGATGCACTGCAGAAAGTGTGTGGTAACAGCATGTGTGCTGATTGTGGAGCTGCTGAACCTGACTGGGCATCCCTGAACCTTGGAGTTCTTCTTTGCATTGAGTGCTCGGGAGTTCACCGGAATCTTGGGGTGCATATTTCGAAG GTGAGATCTCTAACACTTGATGTCAGAGTGTGGGAGCCTTCTGTTATCAATCTCTTTCAGTCATTGGGTAACACATTTGCAAACTCCATCTGGGAGAAATCTTTACCATTGACAAGTAATGGGAACTTAGAGGATGTCTCTAG TTTTTGCGTGCTTAACAAAAATCAAGAGCATTCCTCTATGAACAAGCCTAAACATTCAGATCCAATTACAGTGAAAGAAAAGTTCATTCAGGCAAAG TATGCAGATAAGCTTTTTGTTCAAAAAACAGCAGGAGATCAGATTTCAGTTGCACAACAGATGTGGGACAGTGTCTGTGCTAATGACAAGAAAGCAGTCTATCACCATATCGTGGCTTCAGATGCTGGTGTGCATATTGTTTATGGTTCGGCATCTGCAAATTCTTCTTTGACTCTAGCAAAAGCTATGCTTCTACAAGATCAACCAACTGCTGTGCTAGATCGTAGTTCAAGCTGCTTATTAAGTGATACCTTGCATAAGTCTTCTACTATGTCTTCTATTAGCTCAGCAGGCAATAGTGACAACAGATATGAATTGAATGAATGCTTTGAAGGATTCACTTTACTTCATCTTGCTTGCCTAACTTCAGATATGGGCATGGTAGAACTCCTCCTACAGTATGGTGCTAATGTTAATTCCACTGATGTAAAGGGGAGGACACCGCTTCACCATTGTATTCTCAGAGGCAGACATTTATTAGCCAAATTACTACTGACAAG GGGAGCTGATCCACACGCTATGGACGAAGATGGTAAAACTCCCCTTCAGTATGCACTTGAAGCTGGCAACCTTGATGACGATGAGATACTTATACTCCTGGAGGACCCTAACAGATAG